The sequence TGTGCACGAGGTGGGTCTTGACGGTGGTTTCGCTCAGGAACATCTGCTTGCCGATCTGCCGGTTGGACAGGCCCGCGGCGACGTGGCCGAGCACCTCCAGTTCCCTCGGGCTGAGCACGGCATCCGGGGTGCGCACCCGGCCAAGCAACCGTGATGCGACGCTGGGCGCCAGCGCGCTGGCGCCGGTGGCGGCCGAGCGGATGGCGGCGTGCAGATCGTCGGAGGGGGCGTCCTTGAGCAGGTAGCCGGTCGCGCCGGCCTCGATGGCGGCCAAGATGTCGGCGTCGGTGTCGAAGGTGGTGAGCACCAGCACCCTGGGACCGCCGAGCGCGACGATCTGCCTG is a genomic window of Streptosporangium album containing:
- a CDS encoding response regulator, with the protein product MTGPIRLLLVDDHPVVRSGIRAMLAGQPDFELVGEAATGEEGVEAARELAPDVVLMDLQLGAGIHGSEATRQIVALGGPRVLVLTTFDTDADILAAIEAGATGYLLKDAPSDDLHAAIRSAATGASALAPSVASRLLGRVRTPDAVLSPRELEVLGHVAAGLSNRQIGKQMFLSETTVKTHLVHIYAKLGVDSRTAAVATATRKGLIRPS